The Sedimentibacter sp. zth1 DNA segment TTGCAATGGTCAAATGCTACTGGAACTAAGTTTAATCCTATAACAATTATCATTGGTCCTACAACTTGACCAGGTAATAATTTTCTTATTCTTTTAACACCTATTTTATTGACAAGTAAAGAAAATATTACATAAATTAAGCCTGCTACCATTATACCACCTTGTGCATACTGTACTGAACCATACTTAGCTATAACAGCAACTATAGGTGGTATAAACGCAAATGATGAACCTAAAAATACTGGGACTTTAAATTTAGTGCAACAGTGAAAAATTAACGTACCAACTCCAGATGAAAATAAAGCAACAGATATATCAAGTCCAGTTAACATTGGGACTAATACTGTTGCTCCGAACATTGCAAGTAAATGTTGAATACCAAGAATAAAATTTTTAACGCCAATTTTCTCAGAATAATTTGTATTCATTTTATAAATCCTCCATAAAAATATTATTTTTTATGGTCTAAAATTGCATAATGTTATAAAAATAAGCCTTTCTCACAGAGAAAGGCTTGTATTTTACATAATAAATCCTAATTTATATACAATCTCAAACCTTTCTGATATCTCTGTATCAGATTAAAAGTTACTTTAAGTATAATATTACATATTTATATAAAAATCAAGATAATATTTTCAATTTTAAAATATTTTTCACAAAATTAAACTCTAATACTATTTAAATAAATAGATATTATTCTTTGTCCATATTGGAGAAGAGAATATCTGTTTTGATTTAAGCACCAATCATAAGTTAAACCACGCTCAATAATAGAAAAATCTTCAGCTAATTCTAAATATGAGAGATTACTCTTTAATTCACCCTTTTCAAGCCCTTCTTTTATAATAATTGATATAATTTGGTAGTACCTTCTGTTTCTGTTTAATATATGTCTAGTTCTATCAGTCATAACTTGCATGCCGTATAAGGTTGTTAAAAATGTTCTATAAGGAGATGTTTCTATATTATTTAGTACATATGCATCAAAAGATAGTAATTTATCAGCAGCGTGCATACTATTATCAACTGTCTTTTCCCAAGCTTCATAATTATTATCAAAAATATATGCAACAGAAAATAGAAGTTCTTCTTTGCCTTTAAAATGATGATAAAACGAGCCTCGTGATGTTTTAGATTGTTCAATTATTTGATTAATTGTTGTATTATCATATCCCTGTTTTACAAATAAATTCCATGCAGTATTCATAATTTTTTGTTTTGTAGTGATTTTCTTAATTTCCATTATTATACCTCTATAAACTAAAATATTCCTCCATAAACTAATAAAGTAATAATAACATAATTATTACTTAAAATCAATAAAAAGAATTCGAATAGTTCTTGACAATTCAATGCTAATTAATTATTATTAATATAAAAAAGAACGAAGTACGGAATTAGATACTAAACCTTTAATATTAATTTTTAAACTAAAAAGGTTTTAATATATTTATTAATTAAAAATGTTTAGAAGGAGATGGATATATGAGTTTAGATAATATTAAAAAAATATTGATTAGTAAAAGCATGACAAAAAATCAAATTAATATTGCTATAAATGCAGCATTATTTATGGGTTTTAATTCTATTTCTTCAAAATTTCCAATTGCATCTTTAACAGAAGGAATAAAAATTAATAAATCTGTTGAAGAGTTATTCGGTTTGTACAATATAGATTCAAAAGAACCTCCAAAAGAATTTATATCATCAACTAAAAGCGCTGTCAAAATTCCAGACTTTGATTGGAGACCAAAAAAAGGATTAGAAGCTTTATTTGGAGAGGGCATTTTTCTAAAAGATAATAATTTTGATTTGTTACCTGATTCATTAAATTTTAAAATTAAATTACCTGATAATAGTAATACATCTGTAGTTATAGCTGCTTGCAACTTTGCATTTCGTTTTGGTATGGAGACAACAGCTTATGAAGGTTCAATTATAGCAGAGGAAGATT contains these protein-coding regions:
- a CDS encoding TetR/AcrR family transcriptional regulator; translated protein: MEIKKITTKQKIMNTAWNLFVKQGYDNTTINQIIEQSKTSRGSFYHHFKGKEELLFSVAYIFDNNYEAWEKTVDNSMHAADKLLSFDAYVLNNIETSPYRTFLTTLYGMQVMTDRTRHILNRNRRYYQIISIIIKEGLEKGELKSNLSYLELAEDFSIIERGLTYDWCLNQNRYSLLQYGQRIISIYLNSIRV